A single region of the Vidua macroura isolate BioBank_ID:100142 chromosome 12, ASM2450914v1, whole genome shotgun sequence genome encodes:
- the BCL2L10 gene encoding bcl-2-like protein 10, whose translation MPRSLKEETALLLEDYFQHRSGSAALAPSPTAATLRRAAAELERQERPFFRSCAPLARAEPREAAALLGRVAAQLEADGGLNWGRLLALVVFAGTLAAALAERGCSDGPRCLAAHLAAYLAEERGEWLEAHGGWDGFCHFFGRHGSEAAEQSSTIGNAIMAAAAGIGMAGLAFLLVR comes from the exons ATGCCGCGCTCGCTGAAGGAGGAGACggcgctgctgctggaggattACTTCCAGCACCGCAGCGGCAGCGCCGCGCTGGCCCCCAGCCCCACGGCGGCCACACtgcggcgggcggcggccgaGCTGGAGCGGCAGGAGCGGCCCTTCTTCCGCTCCTGCGCGCCGCTGGCGCGGGCCGAGCCGCGGGAGGCGGCCGCgctgctgggcagggtggcGGCGCAGCTGGAGGCCGACGGCGGCCTCAACTGGGGCCGGCTGCTGGCGCTCGTGGTGTTCGCCGGCACGCTGGCGGCCGCGCTGGCCGAGCGGGGCTGCAGCGACGGGCCGCGCTGCCTGGCCGCTCACCTGGCCGCGTACCTGGCCGAGGAGCGCGGCGAGTGGCTGGAGGCGCACGGCGGATGG GATGGCTTCTGTCACTTCTTTGGCAGACATGGCTCCGAGGCGGCCGAGCAGAGCAGCACCATTGGCAATGCCATCATGGCAGCGGCGGCGGGCATCGGCATGGCAGGATTGGCTTTCCTCTTGGTGCGGTAG